From Laspinema palackyanum D2c, the proteins below share one genomic window:
- a CDS encoding AAA family ATPase — MKIDNLVIHNFKKFSDYSLQLHPQFTLLIGDNGTGKTSLLDALAIAAGVWLVNPPDSTLSNSKRNILPGEIRIEAVETAGVTQFIEHKPVEIKARGYIDNSPYQWCRKINLNGSRTSNTEAKEIIDFISVLFKKDKLGEMIWFPVIGYYGAGRTWLPSNANRKTAKLEQGINRRWDAFYDCFEERIRLADLQTWFQKEAIAALQRSGKMRPSYDVVKWAILRCIPGGDDLWFDGDRAEVVVSLEHQPIPFSNLSAGQKMMVALIADIAIKVVNQNTKFLPEVVEPNPEIIPDILQQTPGLVLIDEIDVHLHPKWQRRVVNDLKTTFPSIQFVCTTHSPQVIGQIEPECLRILYEDNSGKICTITPKQGLGMDSSWILQNLMGASARDIKIEEDLEQIFDTINAENYSQARELIQTLTEKVGDFPELQEATSFLDRLELLQDYEKD, encoded by the coding sequence ATGAAAATTGATAATCTAGTCATCCATAACTTTAAAAAATTCTCAGACTATAGCCTCCAACTTCATCCCCAGTTTACCCTACTCATTGGCGACAATGGGACTGGTAAAACCAGTCTATTGGATGCGTTAGCTATTGCGGCGGGGGTATGGCTGGTGAATCCACCGGATAGCACTCTATCTAACAGTAAACGGAATATTTTACCCGGGGAGATTCGGATAGAAGCAGTAGAAACAGCCGGAGTTACCCAATTTATTGAACATAAACCTGTTGAAATTAAAGCCAGGGGCTATATTGATAATTCTCCCTATCAATGGTGTAGGAAAATCAATTTAAACGGTTCTCGAACGTCGAACACAGAGGCTAAAGAAATCATTGATTTTATTAGCGTTCTTTTTAAGAAAGACAAATTAGGAGAAATGATTTGGTTCCCAGTGATTGGTTATTATGGAGCGGGTCGAACTTGGCTGCCTTCTAATGCTAATCGCAAAACCGCTAAATTGGAGCAAGGGATAAACCGCAGATGGGATGCGTTTTATGATTGCTTTGAAGAACGAATTCGACTGGCAGACTTACAAACTTGGTTTCAGAAAGAGGCGATCGCAGCTCTCCAACGCAGCGGAAAAATGCGCCCAAGCTATGATGTAGTTAAATGGGCCATTTTACGCTGTATTCCGGGAGGTGATGACCTCTGGTTTGATGGCGATCGCGCCGAAGTCGTCGTTTCTTTGGAACATCAACCCATCCCCTTCAGTAACCTCAGTGCAGGGCAAAAAATGATGGTTGCTCTAATTGCAGATATTGCAATCAAAGTCGTCAATCAAAATACTAAATTCTTGCCCGAAGTCGTTGAACCCAATCCTGAAATTATACCCGATATTCTACAACAAACACCGGGGTTAGTCCTGATTGATGAGATTGATGTTCATCTACACCCTAAATGGCAGAGGAGGGTCGTCAATGACCTCAAAACTACCTTTCCATCCATTCAATTTGTTTGTACCACCCACTCCCCCCAAGTCATTGGTCAAATTGAACCGGAATGCCTGCGGATTCTCTATGAAGATAATTCAGGAAAAATCTGTACCATTACCCCTAAGCAAGGGTTAGGGATGGATAGCTCATGGATTTTACAAAATCTGATGGGAGCCTCAGCCAGAGATATTAAAATTGAAGAGGATTTAGAGCAAATATTTGATACAATTAATGCCGAAAACTATTCTCAAGCTAGAGAACTGATTCAAACCCTCACCGAAAAAGTGGGTGATTTTCCTGAACTACAAGAAGCTACTTCATTTTTAGATAGACTGGAACTTTTACAGGACTATGAAAAGGATTAG
- a CDS encoding retron system putative HNH endonuclease — translation MKRIRKTHPPREFLEWLKENEGLDCSYAALQGKEAHTVLKTHLLREQGFLCAYTGVSISEDDSHIEHIKPQSVCRTVPNSGKTYLEDVEYRNMVACFPQDGGDVSHGYGAPIKGGWWNEEQFISPCQEDCERRFIYGWRGKVSPSQENDTAANTTIDILELNAKSLQTRRYRAIVGFFGFSSKRNTKELSQREAKALLTMIGKPDSTGKLREFCFVFEQLLPKYIK, via the coding sequence ATGAAAAGGATTAGAAAAACCCATCCCCCTAGAGAATTTTTAGAGTGGCTCAAGGAAAATGAAGGGTTAGACTGTAGTTATGCAGCACTCCAAGGAAAAGAAGCACATACGGTTTTAAAAACTCATCTGTTAAGAGAACAGGGATTTCTTTGTGCCTATACAGGAGTCAGTATATCCGAGGACGATTCTCATATTGAGCATATTAAGCCTCAATCAGTTTGTAGAACAGTCCCCAATTCAGGAAAGACTTATTTAGAGGATGTTGAATACCGCAATATGGTCGCTTGTTTCCCACAAGATGGCGGGGATGTCTCTCATGGTTATGGTGCGCCAATCAAAGGAGGATGGTGGAATGAGGAGCAATTTATTTCACCCTGCCAAGAAGATTGTGAAAGAAGATTTATCTATGGATGGCGTGGGAAAGTTTCTCCCTCTCAGGAGAATGACACGGCTGCTAATACAACGATTGACATCCTAGAATTAAATGCTAAGTCGTTACAAACAAGGCGTTATCGAGCAATTGTGGGTTTCTTTGGCTTTAGCAGTAAACGCAACACGAAGGAGCTAAGTCAACGAGAGGCTAAAGCGCTATTAACAATGATTGGCAAGCCGGATTCAACAGGAAAACTTCGGGAATTTTGCTTTGTTTTTGAGCAACTTTTGCCCAAATATATCAAGTAA
- a CDS encoding SDR family NAD(P)-dependent oxidoreductase, producing the protein MNSTMNQSENAFIIGASQGIGLGFVKKCLETPSISTVFATYRHSDSASELLTLSRQHGDRLICLPLDITSEAQIQEVTGQIQAHSDSLHFVINCVGLLHDSTLQPEKSLRQINSENLMRYFQVNSIGAVLLAKHLLPLFQHNQRSIFVTISAKVGSIGDNQLGGWYGYRASKAALNMLMRTVAIEYPRKGAKAIVITLHPGTTDTRLSKPFQRNVPPEKLFSIEKTVSQLWTVLENLKQTDTGEFFSWDGTRLPW; encoded by the coding sequence ATGAACTCAACTATGAATCAATCCGAGAACGCATTCATCATCGGTGCCAGTCAAGGAATCGGACTGGGATTTGTGAAAAAATGCTTAGAAACCCCGAGTATTTCTACCGTTTTTGCCACCTATCGCCATTCTGACTCTGCCAGCGAATTATTAACCCTGAGTCGCCAACATGGCGATCGGCTAATTTGCTTACCCCTAGATATCACCAGCGAAGCACAAATTCAAGAAGTAACTGGGCAAATTCAAGCACACAGTGATTCCCTCCATTTCGTCATTAATTGTGTCGGACTGTTACATGATTCCACCCTGCAACCGGAAAAAAGTTTGAGGCAAATCAACTCAGAAAACTTAATGCGGTATTTTCAAGTCAATAGCATCGGTGCCGTCTTATTAGCCAAACACTTACTCCCGCTATTCCAACATAATCAGCGCAGTATTTTCGTCACCATTTCCGCCAAAGTTGGCAGCATCGGCGACAATCAACTCGGCGGTTGGTATGGATATCGCGCCTCAAAAGCTGCCTTAAATATGCTCATGCGAACCGTGGCGATCGAATATCCCCGCAAAGGTGCAAAGGCGATCGTCATCACCCTCCATCCCGGCACCACCGACACCCGCTTATCCAAACCCTTCCAGCGCAACGTTCCCCCCGAAAAATTGTTCTCCATAGAAAAAACCGTCTCTCAACTCTGGACTGTTTTAGAAAACCTAAAACAAACCGATACAGGTGAGTTTTTCTCCTGGGACGGAACGCGCTTGCCTTGGTGA
- a CDS encoding CPP1-like family protein, which translates to MSELSCYEQLGVSENASFEEIQEARTRMSALHSGDRKQVDLIEAAYDEILMQRLRQRQEGKIKVPERIRFAEREVRTMPTAPPTPTKEAPAWLQGFLDTPSRSDIVWPAGGFFALSLLSLLQPASAPLALALGVGVGLYFLNRKEKKFGRALAITVVALLGGLLIGAPLATWLTSVGVLFPADGLAASFTFFVLWLVSSFLR; encoded by the coding sequence ATGAGCGAATTAAGTTGCTACGAACAGTTAGGAGTCTCAGAAAACGCTTCGTTTGAGGAAATCCAAGAAGCCCGCACTCGCATGAGCGCACTGCATAGTGGCGATCGCAAACAAGTTGATCTCATTGAAGCGGCTTATGATGAAATTCTGATGCAGCGTCTACGGCAGCGTCAAGAGGGCAAAATTAAAGTCCCGGAACGAATTCGCTTTGCTGAACGGGAAGTCCGCACCATGCCGACTGCACCCCCCACTCCCACAAAAGAGGCTCCAGCCTGGTTACAAGGATTCTTAGATACACCCTCTCGGTCTGATATTGTATGGCCCGCAGGTGGTTTTTTTGCGTTGAGTCTTCTGAGTTTATTGCAACCGGCTTCTGCACCTTTAGCATTAGCGCTGGGTGTTGGCGTCGGTCTTTATTTTCTCAATCGTAAAGAAAAGAAATTCGGTCGTGCTTTAGCGATCACCGTGGTTGCCTTACTCGGGGGATTGCTGATTGGTGCCCCCCTAGCCACTTGGTTAACCAGTGTGGGTGTGCTGTTCCCGGCAGATGGTTTAGCTGCCAGTTTTACCTTTTTTGTATTGTGGTTGGTTAGTAGCTTTTTACGTTAA
- a CDS encoding ATP-dependent Clp protease ATP-binding subunit, which produces MFERFTEKAIKVIMLAQEEARRLGHNFVGTEQILLGLIGEGTGVAAKVLKSMGVNLKDARIEVEKIIGRGSGFVAVEIPFTPRAKRVLELSLEEARQLGHNYIGTEHLLLGLIREGEGVAARVLENLGVDLSKVRTQVIRMLGETAEVTSGASNARTKTPTLDEFGANLTQMAAEGKLDPVVGRQKEIERVIQILGRRTKNNPVLIGEPGVGKTAIAEGLAQRIANNDVPDILEDKRVVTLDIGLLVAGTKYRGEFEERLKKIMDEIRSARNVILVIDEVHTLIGAGAAEGAIDAANILKPALARGELQCIGATTLDEYRKHIERDAALERRFQPVMVGEPTVDETIEILFGLRDRYEQHHKLKISDEALEAAAKLSDRYISDRFLPDKAIDLVDEAGSRVRLINSQLPPAAKELDKELRQVLKEKDDAVRSQDFDRAGELRDREMEIKAEIRSIASNKKTGVTDSELSPVVTEEDIAQIVASWTGVPVNKLTESESEKLMHMEDTLHQRLIGQEEAVKAVSRAIRRARVGLKNPNRPIASFIFSGPTGVGKTELTKALASYFFGSEEAMIRLDMSEYMERHTVSKLIGSPPGYVGYNEGGQLTEAVRRRPYTVVLFDEIEKAHPDVFNMLLQILEDGRLTDAKGRTVDFKNTLLIMTSNIGSKVIEKGGGGLGFEFSENQADAQYNRIRSLVNEELKNYFRPEFLNRLDEIIVFRQLVKDEVKLISEIMLKEVFSRLTEKGITLQVTDRFKERLIEEGYNPAYGARPLRRAIMRLLEDVLAEEILSGRVKDGETAIVDIGEEGQVIVRPGEQRELLPQTAE; this is translated from the coding sequence ATGTTTGAACGCTTCACAGAAAAAGCTATTAAAGTGATTATGCTGGCCCAGGAGGAAGCACGCCGCCTGGGACATAACTTCGTCGGTACCGAACAGATCCTCCTGGGTCTCATCGGAGAAGGTACCGGGGTTGCAGCAAAAGTGCTCAAGTCAATGGGGGTTAATCTCAAAGATGCCCGCATTGAAGTCGAAAAAATTATTGGTCGCGGTTCCGGTTTCGTGGCAGTGGAAATTCCATTTACGCCTAGAGCCAAGCGGGTTCTGGAGCTTTCACTAGAAGAAGCGCGTCAACTCGGCCATAACTACATCGGCACTGAACACCTGCTACTGGGATTGATTCGCGAAGGCGAAGGCGTCGCAGCTAGAGTTCTGGAAAACCTCGGGGTTGACCTCTCGAAAGTCCGCACGCAAGTGATTAGGATGCTGGGAGAAACTGCCGAAGTGACTTCTGGAGCCAGCAATGCGCGCACCAAGACTCCCACCCTGGATGAGTTTGGGGCTAACTTGACCCAAATGGCTGCCGAAGGCAAGCTGGATCCGGTGGTGGGGCGTCAGAAAGAAATTGAACGGGTGATCCAGATTCTGGGTCGTCGGACTAAGAATAACCCGGTGCTGATTGGGGAACCCGGGGTTGGTAAAACGGCGATCGCCGAAGGATTGGCCCAACGGATTGCCAATAACGATGTGCCGGATATCCTCGAAGATAAACGGGTCGTCACCTTAGATATTGGGTTACTGGTTGCCGGGACCAAATATCGGGGTGAATTTGAAGAACGGCTTAAGAAAATTATGGATGAAATCCGCTCGGCGCGGAACGTCATCCTGGTCATTGATGAAGTCCATACCCTGATTGGGGCTGGTGCAGCCGAAGGGGCGATCGATGCCGCAAACATCCTAAAACCGGCTTTAGCCCGGGGTGAATTGCAATGTATCGGGGCGACCACCTTAGATGAGTATCGCAAGCATATCGAGCGGGATGCGGCCTTAGAACGCCGATTCCAGCCGGTGATGGTGGGAGAACCGACGGTGGATGAAACCATTGAAATTCTGTTTGGTTTGCGCGATCGCTACGAGCAACACCACAAACTGAAAATCTCCGATGAAGCCCTGGAAGCTGCCGCCAAACTGTCCGATCGCTACATCAGCGATCGCTTCTTGCCCGATAAGGCGATCGACTTGGTAGATGAAGCCGGTTCTCGGGTGCGGTTGATTAACTCCCAACTGCCTCCTGCCGCCAAAGAACTGGATAAAGAACTGCGGCAAGTTCTCAAAGAAAAAGACGATGCCGTGCGTTCCCAGGACTTTGACCGTGCTGGAGAACTGCGCGATCGCGAAATGGAGATTAAAGCCGAAATCCGCTCGATCGCCAGTAACAAAAAAACCGGCGTTACCGATAGCGAACTCTCCCCCGTCGTCACCGAAGAAGACATCGCCCAAATCGTTGCCAGTTGGACCGGCGTTCCGGTGAACAAACTCACCGAATCCGAATCCGAGAAACTGATGCACATGGAAGACACCCTGCATCAGCGTCTCATCGGTCAAGAAGAAGCCGTCAAAGCCGTCTCCCGCGCCATTCGTCGCGCCCGGGTCGGCCTGAAAAACCCCAACCGCCCGATCGCCAGCTTTATCTTCTCCGGTCCTACCGGCGTTGGTAAAACCGAACTGACCAAAGCCCTGGCGTCCTACTTCTTCGGTTCAGAAGAAGCGATGATTCGCTTGGATATGTCCGAGTACATGGAACGCCACACGGTGTCCAAACTCATCGGGTCACCTCCGGGTTATGTTGGTTATAACGAAGGCGGACAACTCACCGAAGCCGTTCGCCGCCGTCCCTACACCGTGGTGCTGTTCGATGAAATCGAAAAAGCTCACCCCGACGTCTTCAATATGCTCCTGCAAATCCTAGAAGACGGACGCCTCACCGATGCCAAAGGTCGCACGGTAGACTTCAAAAATACCTTGCTGATCATGACCTCGAATATTGGGTCTAAAGTCATTGAAAAAGGTGGCGGTGGACTTGGATTTGAATTCTCGGAAAACCAAGCCGATGCACAATACAACCGCATTCGCAGCTTGGTCAACGAAGAACTCAAAAACTACTTCCGTCCGGAATTCCTCAACCGTCTGGATGAGATTATCGTCTTCCGTCAATTGGTCAAGGACGAAGTGAAGTTAATCTCGGAAATCATGCTGAAAGAAGTCTTCAGCCGTTTAACCGAGAAGGGAATTACCTTACAAGTCACCGATCGCTTTAAAGAACGGTTGATTGAAGAAGGTTATAACCCGGCTTATGGTGCGCGTCCTCTGCGCCGTGCCATTATGCGTCTGTTAGAAGACGTTTTAGCCGAGGAAATCCTCTCCGGTCGAGTGAAAGATGGCGAGACGGCGATCGTAGACATCGGGGAAGAAGGTCAAGTGATTGTCCGACCCGGTGAACAGCGTGAACTCCTGCCTCAAACGGCGGAATAG